The Streptomyces sp. HSG2 genome has a segment encoding these proteins:
- a CDS encoding beta-propeller fold lactonase family protein has translation MSRRWACLRAMVAGLVLVAGLSLPMISAGSAYAVPAGTYAYVANEAEDTVSVVDTATNTVVDTVPVGDGPRGVAVTPDGTLVYVTNFAGDTVSVIRTSDDTVIATVPVGSGPRGVAVTPDGAFVYVALSLGASTTVIRTSDNTVVDTVAVGPVPIALAVSPDGAFVYVPSVPFGTVSVIRTSDNTVVDTVPVGAGPRGVAVTPDSAFVYVTNFNGDTVSVIRTSDNTVVDTVPVGVGPAGVVASPDGAFVYVADVTAGTVSVIRTSDNTVVDTVPAGISPLRLAVTPDGAFVYVTNPNADTVSVIRTSDNTIAATIAVGDNPFGIAIAVVVSPTLKLVKLTTGGKFERGRTGTYSLTVTNTGDGPTDGSTVTLTDTLPAGLEPIDLSGDGWTCTLVPLACTREDVLQPGAEYPPVTLTVRVAEDAPKRVTNIATVSGGGTTATGTATADTGVGGRKKHAEPRPPHPRP, from the coding sequence GTGAGCCGGAGATGGGCATGCCTGCGTGCCATGGTGGCGGGCCTGGTGTTGGTGGCCGGCCTGTCCCTGCCGATGATCTCCGCCGGGTCCGCGTACGCCGTTCCGGCCGGCACCTACGCCTACGTCGCCAACGAGGCGGAGGACACGGTGTCGGTCGTCGACACCGCCACCAACACGGTCGTGGACACGGTGCCGGTCGGCGACGGTCCGCGTGGGGTGGCGGTGACGCCCGACGGAACACTGGTCTACGTCACCAACTTCGCCGGGGACACGGTGTCGGTGATCAGGACGTCCGACGACACGGTGATCGCCACCGTGCCCGTGGGTTCCGGTCCGCGCGGGGTGGCGGTGACCCCCGACGGCGCCTTCGTCTACGTCGCCCTGAGCCTCGGTGCCTCGACAACGGTGATCAGGACGTCGGACAACACGGTCGTCGACACGGTCGCGGTCGGCCCCGTTCCGATCGCCCTGGCGGTGTCTCCCGACGGCGCCTTCGTCTACGTCCCGAGCGTCCCGTTCGGCACGGTGTCGGTGATCAGGACGTCGGACAACACGGTCGTGGACACGGTGCCGGTGGGAGCGGGCCCGCGCGGGGTGGCGGTGACCCCCGACAGCGCCTTCGTCTACGTCACCAATTTCAACGGGGACACGGTGTCGGTGATCAGGACGTCGGACAACACGGTCGTGGACACGGTGCCCGTCGGGGTCGGTCCCGCCGGGGTGGTGGCCAGCCCCGACGGCGCCTTCGTCTACGTGGCCGACGTGACCGCCGGTACGGTGTCGGTGATCAGGACGTCGGACAACACCGTTGTCGACACCGTCCCCGCCGGGATCAGCCCCCTCAGGTTGGCGGTGACCCCCGACGGCGCCTTCGTCTACGTCACCAACCCCAACGCGGACACCGTGTCGGTGATCAGGACGTCGGACAACACGATCGCCGCCACCATCGCCGTCGGCGACAACCCGTTCGGGATCGCGATCGCCGTGGTGGTCTCCCCGACCCTGAAACTGGTCAAGCTGACCACAGGGGGCAAGTTCGAGCGAGGTCGCACCGGCACCTACAGTCTGACGGTGACCAACACGGGCGACGGTCCGACCGACGGCAGCACGGTCACCCTCACCGACACCCTCCCCGCCGGACTGGAGCCGATCGACCTCTCGGGCGACGGATGGACCTGCACCCTGGTCCCGCTCGCCTGTACCCGTGAGGACGTTCTCCAGCCGGGGGCCGAGTACCCGCCGGTCACGCTCACCGTCCGCGTCGCCGAGGACGCGCCCAAGCGAGTCACCAACATCGCCACCGTGTCCGGCGGCGGTACGACCGCCACCGGAACCGCCACCGCCGACACCGGAGTCGGGGGCAGGAAGAAGCACGCCGAGCCCAGGCCCCCGCACCCCCGCCCCTGA
- a CDS encoding NADP-dependent oxidoreductase yields MTESPALPAVSREWHLLSRPVGWPTAEDFGLVEAPMPTPGEGQVLVRNRYLSVDPYMRGRMSAAKSYAAPYALGEPMQGGAVGEVVASDAEGIAVGDHVLHFLGWREYAVVDAATAVKVDPDTAPLSTYLGVLGMPGLTAYAGLLRTAALKEGDVVFVSGAAGAVGSQVGQIAKLKGASRVIGSAGSDEKVRLLVEEYGFDAAFNYKHGSVAERLREAAPDGIDVYFDNVGGEHLEAAVDSLRQGGRVAVCGMISIYNNTEPAPGPRNLVRLIQTRSRIEGFLVSDHYDLQPEFVREVGPWVGQGRLKYAETVVEGIENNLEAFFGVLRGDNVGKMIVKL; encoded by the coding sequence ATGACCGAGTCTCCCGCCCTCCCCGCCGTCAGCCGCGAGTGGCACCTCCTGAGCCGCCCCGTCGGCTGGCCCACGGCGGAGGACTTCGGCCTGGTCGAGGCTCCCATGCCCACCCCGGGAGAGGGCCAGGTGCTGGTCCGCAACCGTTACCTCTCCGTCGACCCCTACATGCGGGGCAGGATGAGCGCCGCCAAGAGCTACGCGGCACCGTACGCCCTGGGCGAGCCCATGCAAGGCGGCGCGGTCGGCGAGGTCGTCGCCTCCGACGCCGAGGGCATCGCCGTCGGGGACCACGTCCTGCACTTCCTCGGCTGGCGCGAGTACGCCGTCGTGGACGCGGCGACCGCCGTGAAGGTCGACCCCGACACCGCCCCCCTGTCCACGTACCTCGGCGTCCTCGGCATGCCCGGCCTGACGGCCTACGCGGGGCTTCTGCGGACCGCCGCCCTCAAGGAGGGCGACGTGGTGTTCGTGTCCGGCGCCGCCGGCGCCGTGGGCAGCCAGGTCGGTCAGATCGCCAAGCTCAAGGGCGCCTCCCGGGTCATCGGCTCCGCCGGCTCCGACGAGAAGGTCCGGCTGCTGGTCGAGGAGTACGGCTTCGACGCCGCCTTCAACTACAAGCACGGCTCCGTCGCCGAGCGACTGCGGGAGGCCGCCCCCGACGGCATCGACGTCTACTTCGACAACGTCGGCGGCGAGCACCTGGAGGCGGCCGTCGACTCGCTGCGGCAGGGAGGACGCGTCGCCGTCTGCGGGATGATCTCCATCTACAACAACACCGAGCCGGCCCCCGGACCCCGCAACCTCGTGCGGCTGATCCAGACCCGGAGCCGGATCGAGGGCTTCCTCGTCTCCGACCACTACGACCTCCAGCCGGAGTTCGTCCGCGAGGTCGGGCCCTGGGTGGGCCAGGGCCGGCTGAAGTACGCCGAGACGGTCGTCGAGGGCATCGAGAACAACCTGGAAGCGTTCTTCGGGGTGCTGCGCGGGGACAACGTCGGAAAGATGATCGTCAAACTCTGA
- a CDS encoding EI24 domain-containing protein, with translation MRDLGVGFGHLLRGQRWMARHRGSFGFGLVPGLLTLVLYAAALAALAVWGVDAVAWATPFADDWSSPWAGLFRGLLTAVLFALALLLAVLTFTAVTLLVGQPFYESLSERVDRDVSPDGTAPESGLPLWRDLWVSGRDSLRILARAGVWGVLLFALGFVPVVGQSVVPAVGFLVTGFFLTEELTAVALQRRGVELRERLALLRSRKTLAWGFGTPLALAFLVPVVAVFLMPGAVAGATLLAREMLDEDTEERTPGAAPEEASDAPAHGGETVR, from the coding sequence ATGCGCGATCTTGGGGTGGGGTTCGGTCACCTTCTGCGGGGCCAGCGCTGGATGGCCCGGCACCGGGGGAGCTTCGGCTTCGGACTGGTCCCCGGGCTGTTGACGCTCGTCCTCTACGCGGCGGCGCTGGCCGCCCTGGCGGTGTGGGGGGTGGACGCCGTCGCCTGGGCGACGCCGTTCGCCGACGACTGGTCCAGTCCGTGGGCCGGGCTGTTCCGAGGGTTGCTGACCGCCGTTCTCTTCGCCCTCGCCCTGCTGCTCGCCGTCCTCACCTTCACCGCCGTGACCCTCCTGGTGGGCCAACCCTTCTACGAGAGCCTCTCCGAACGCGTCGACCGGGACGTCTCCCCGGACGGCACCGCGCCGGAGTCCGGCCTCCCCCTCTGGCGCGACCTGTGGGTGTCCGGGCGGGACAGCCTGCGCATCCTGGCCCGCGCCGGGGTGTGGGGCGTGTTGCTCTTCGCCCTCGGTTTCGTGCCGGTCGTCGGTCAGAGCGTCGTCCCGGCCGTCGGCTTCCTGGTCACCGGGTTCTTCCTCACCGAGGAACTCACCGCCGTCGCTCTCCAACGCAGGGGTGTGGAGCTACGGGAGCGGCTGGCCCTCCTGCGTTCCCGCAAGACCCTGGCCTGGGGCTTCGGAACCCCTCTCGCGCTGGCCTTCCTGGTGCCGGTCGTCGCGGTCTTCCTGATGCCGGGCGCGGTGGCGGGTGCCACCCTGCTGGCCAGGGAGATGCTCGACGAGGACACCGAGGAGCGGACCCCGGGGGCCGCCCCCGAGGAGGCCTCGGACGCGCCCGCCCACGGAGGGGAGACCGTCCGCTGA
- a CDS encoding SGNH/GDSL hydrolase family protein, giving the protein MPEAGRRRRRARSLGASLVAASLVAAGLLLAGCDTDGAVAPRPSASVSPRPESAWDIAPDSLAAVGDSITRGFDACAVLADCPEVSWATGSRPEVDSLAVRLLGPDATRHSWNHAVSGARMADLAGQMERAAAHRPALVTVLMGANDACRDTVAGMTSVADFRAGFERALGTLRQASPGSRVFVAGIPDLMRLWEQGRTDPLAGRVWELGVCPTMLGDADATDPAATERRETVGRRVEDFNRVLEEVCAEDRLCRTDGGAVHDDTFGPESLSRWDRFHPSVTGQARLAEIAYRAVTARDDRADGAASAP; this is encoded by the coding sequence ATGCCAGAGGCTGGACGGCGCCGCCGGCGGGCTCGGAGCCTCGGCGCGTCACTGGTGGCCGCGTCACTGGTGGCCGCGGGGCTGTTGCTGGCCGGCTGCGACACGGACGGCGCCGTCGCTCCCCGCCCGTCCGCGTCCGTCTCCCCGCGACCGGAGTCGGCGTGGGACATCGCCCCGGACTCTCTCGCCGCCGTGGGGGATTCCATCACCCGCGGGTTCGACGCCTGCGCGGTGTTGGCCGATTGCCCCGAGGTGTCCTGGGCGACGGGGAGCCGCCCGGAGGTCGACAGCCTCGCGGTCCGACTGCTCGGCCCGGACGCGACCCGGCATAGCTGGAACCACGCCGTCAGCGGCGCCCGGATGGCCGACCTCGCCGGTCAGATGGAGCGGGCGGCGGCGCACCGACCGGCGCTGGTGACGGTCCTGATGGGGGCGAACGACGCCTGCCGCGACACCGTCGCGGGGATGACCTCGGTGGCGGACTTCCGCGCCGGGTTCGAGAGGGCGCTGGGGACGCTCCGTCAGGCATCGCCGGGGAGTCGGGTGTTCGTGGCCGGCATCCCCGATCTGATGCGGCTGTGGGAACAGGGACGCACCGATCCGCTGGCCGGCCGGGTGTGGGAGCTGGGCGTCTGTCCGACGATGTTGGGTGACGCCGACGCGACGGACCCGGCGGCGACCGAGCGGCGGGAGACCGTGGGCCGGCGGGTGGAGGACTTCAACCGGGTCCTCGAAGAGGTCTGCGCCGAGGACCGGCTGTGCCGGACCGACGGGGGCGCGGTGCACGACGATACCTTCGGCCCGGAGTCGCTGAGCCGGTGGGACCGCTTCCACCCCAGCGTGACGGGCCAGGCGCGGCTGGCGGAGATCGCCTACCGGGCGGTGACCGCCAGGGACGATCGAGCGGACGGCGCGGCCTCCGCGCCGTGA
- a CDS encoding DUF3145 domain-containing protein, translated as MTTRGVLYVHSAPRALCPHVEWAVAGVLGTRASLDWTGQPAAPGTWRSELSWRGEPGVASRLASALRGWNLLRFEVTAEPGVAAEGERYSCTPSLGIHHAVTGVHGDILVAEDRLRAAVVRARRDGTELEDEIAGLLGKPWDDELEPFRYAGEGAPVRWLHQVV; from the coding sequence GTGACGACACGTGGGGTCCTGTACGTGCACTCCGCTCCGCGCGCGCTCTGTCCGCACGTGGAGTGGGCGGTCGCGGGCGTGCTCGGCACACGGGCGAGCCTGGACTGGACCGGGCAGCCCGCGGCTCCCGGCACCTGGCGGTCGGAACTCTCCTGGCGCGGCGAACCCGGCGTGGCCTCCCGGCTCGCCTCCGCGCTCCGCGGCTGGAACCTCCTGCGTTTCGAGGTCACCGCGGAGCCCGGAGTCGCCGCCGAGGGCGAGCGGTACAGCTGCACGCCGAGCCTCGGCATCCACCACGCGGTCACCGGTGTCCACGGGGACATCCTGGTTGCGGAGGACCGGTTGCGCGCCGCCGTCGTCCGCGCCCGGCGCGACGGAACGGAGCTGGAGGACGAGATCGCCGGTCTGCTCGGCAAGCCCTGGGACGATGAACTGGAGCCGTTCCGCTACGCGGGCGAGGGCGCGCCGGTGCGCTGGCTGCACCAGGTGGTCTGA
- a CDS encoding beta-ketoacyl-[acyl-carrier-protein] synthase family protein, with amino-acid sequence MTPTPRTVVVTGIGATTPLGGDAASTWEGLLAGRSGVRPLEQDWAAEQAVRIAARIAVEPSEVIPRPQARRLDRSAQFALIAAGEAWADAGFEAKAGEGADIAPERLGAVIASGIGGVTTLLDQYDVLREKGVRRVSPHTVPMLMPNGPSANVGLAVGARAGVHTPVSACASGAEAIGYAIEMIRTGRADVVVAGGTEAAIHPLPIAAFGNMMAMSKNNDDPQGASRPYDVARDGFVLGEGAGVIVLESAEHAARRGARAYAEAVGQGISADSHDIVQPEPEGRGISQALHHLMDGTDLDPAEIAHVNAHATSTPAGDIAELKALRKVFGDHADHMAISATKSMTGHLLGGAGGVESVAAVLALHHRVAPPTINIERIDPEAEAHADVVRGEARKLPATGRLAALNDSFGFGGHNVVLAFRTV; translated from the coding sequence GTGACCCCGACCCCTCGCACCGTGGTCGTCACCGGTATCGGCGCGACCACACCTCTGGGTGGCGACGCAGCCTCGACCTGGGAGGGTCTCCTCGCCGGCCGTTCCGGCGTGCGCCCCCTGGAACAGGACTGGGCCGCCGAGCAGGCGGTACGCATCGCCGCGCGGATCGCCGTCGAGCCCTCCGAGGTCATCCCGCGTCCCCAGGCCCGCAGACTCGACCGCTCCGCGCAGTTCGCCCTGATCGCCGCCGGCGAGGCGTGGGCCGACGCCGGTTTCGAGGCGAAGGCCGGGGAGGGTGCCGACATCGCCCCGGAGCGGCTGGGAGCCGTCATCGCGTCCGGCATCGGCGGCGTGACGACCCTGCTCGACCAGTACGACGTGTTGCGGGAGAAGGGCGTGCGACGCGTCTCCCCCCACACCGTCCCGATGCTCATGCCGAACGGCCCCTCCGCCAACGTGGGACTGGCCGTCGGCGCACGGGCCGGTGTGCACACCCCCGTCTCCGCCTGTGCCTCCGGCGCCGAGGCCATCGGCTACGCGATCGAGATGATCCGCACCGGCCGCGCCGACGTCGTCGTGGCCGGTGGCACGGAAGCCGCGATCCACCCGCTTCCGATCGCGGCCTTCGGCAACATGATGGCGATGTCGAAGAACAACGACGACCCCCAGGGCGCCTCGCGCCCCTACGACGTCGCGCGCGACGGGTTCGTCCTCGGGGAGGGCGCGGGCGTGATCGTCCTGGAGTCCGCCGAGCACGCCGCACGGCGCGGCGCCCGCGCCTACGCGGAGGCTGTCGGCCAGGGCATCTCCGCCGACAGCCACGACATCGTGCAGCCGGAGCCGGAGGGACGCGGCATCTCCCAGGCGCTGCACCACCTGATGGACGGCACCGACCTCGATCCGGCGGAGATCGCCCACGTCAACGCGCACGCCACCTCGACGCCGGCCGGCGACATCGCCGAGCTGAAGGCCCTGCGCAAGGTCTTCGGCGACCACGCGGACCACATGGCCATTTCCGCGACCAAGTCGATGACCGGCCACCTGTTGGGCGGCGCGGGCGGCGTGGAGTCCGTGGCGGCCGTACTGGCGCTCCACCACCGCGTCGCACCGCCGACCATCAACATCGAGCGGATCGACCCCGAGGCAGAGGCACACGCGGACGTGGTCCGCGGGGAGGCGCGGAAGCTTCCCGCGACCGGACGGCTCGCCGCCCTCAACGACTCCTTCGGATTCGGCGGACACAACGTCGTGCTGGCCTTCCGCACCGTCTGA
- a CDS encoding acyl carrier protein, translating into MAATQQEIIDGLAEIVNEIAGIPTEDVQLDKSFTDDLDVDSLSMVEVVVAAEERFDVKIPDEDVKNLKTVGDATEYILKHQG; encoded by the coding sequence ATGGCCGCCACTCAGCAGGAGATCATCGACGGTCTCGCGGAGATCGTGAACGAGATCGCCGGGATCCCGACCGAGGACGTCCAGCTGGACAAGTCCTTCACCGACGACCTGGACGTCGACTCGCTGTCCATGGTCGAGGTCGTCGTCGCCGCCGAAGAGCGCTTCGACGTCAAGATCCCGGACGAGGACGTCAAGAACCTCAAGACCGTCGGCGACGCCACCGAGTACATCCTCAAGCACCAGGGCTGA
- a CDS encoding ketoacyl-ACP synthase III: MSKIRPSKGAPYARILGVGGYRPTRVVPNEVILEKIDSSDEWIRSRSGIETRHWASPEETVAVMSVEAAGKALADAGIDAARIGAVVVSTVSHFSQTPAVATEIADRLGTDRAAAFDISAGCAGFGYALTLAKGMIVEGSAEHVLVIGVERLSDLTDPTDRATAFLFGDGAGAVVVGPSREPAIGPTVWGSEGDKADTIRQTVPWDRFRVGDVGELPLDSSGGIKFPAITQEGQAVFRWAVFEMAKVAQQALDAAGITPDDLDVFIPHQANVRIIDSMVKTLKLPEHVTVARDIRTTGNTSAASIPLAMERLLATGEAKSGDTALVIGFGAGLVYAATVVTLP; encoded by the coding sequence ATGTCGAAGATCAGACCCAGCAAGGGAGCACCGTACGCGCGCATCCTCGGCGTGGGCGGCTACCGCCCCACGCGCGTGGTGCCCAACGAGGTGATCCTGGAGAAGATCGACTCGTCGGACGAGTGGATCCGCTCCCGTTCCGGGATCGAGACCCGGCACTGGGCGTCGCCGGAGGAGACCGTCGCGGTGATGTCCGTGGAGGCGGCCGGCAAGGCCCTCGCGGACGCCGGGATCGACGCCGCCCGGATCGGTGCCGTGGTCGTGTCGACCGTTTCGCACTTCAGCCAGACGCCGGCGGTGGCCACCGAGATCGCCGACCGGCTCGGCACCGACCGGGCGGCGGCCTTCGACATCTCCGCGGGCTGTGCCGGCTTCGGCTACGCGCTCACCCTGGCCAAGGGGATGATCGTCGAGGGTTCGGCCGAGCATGTGCTGGTGATCGGCGTGGAGCGGCTGTCCGACCTCACCGATCCGACGGACCGGGCCACGGCGTTCCTGTTCGGGGACGGCGCGGGCGCCGTCGTCGTGGGTCCGTCGCGGGAACCGGCGATCGGCCCCACGGTGTGGGGTTCCGAGGGCGACAAGGCCGACACCATCCGGCAGACGGTCCCCTGGGACCGGTTCCGGGTGGGCGATGTCGGCGAACTGCCCTTGGACAGCTCGGGCGGCATCAAGTTTCCTGCGATCACGCAGGAGGGCCAGGCGGTGTTCCGCTGGGCCGTGTTCGAGATGGCGAAGGTCGCGCAGCAGGCGTTGGACGCGGCCGGAATCACCCCGGACGACCTGGACGTCTTCATCCCGCACCAGGCCAACGTGCGGATCATCGACTCGATGGTGAAGACGCTGAAGCTGCCGGAACACGTCACGGTCGCCCGTGACATCCGCACCACCGGCAACACCTCGGCCGCCTCGATCCCGCTCGCGATGGAGCGGCTCCTGGCGACCGGCGAGGCGAAGAGCGGCGACACCGCGCTCGTCATCGGCTTCGGGGCGGGCCTGGTCTACGCCGCGACGGTCGTTACCCTCCCCTAG
- a CDS encoding ACP S-malonyltransferase, which translates to MLVLVAPGQGAQTPGFLTDWLELPGAAERVAGWSEAIGLDLAHYGTQADAEEIRDTAVAQPLLVAAGLLSAAALGDVAPGAVAGHSVGEITAAAFAGVLDDTAALTLVRVRGRAMAEAAAVTETGMAALLGGDPEVSVAHLEKLGLTPANVNGAGQIVAAGTTAQLAALDADKPEGVRKIVRLKVAGAFHTRHMAPAVEALAREAGGLAPSDPKLPYVSNRDGRAVTTGAEVLDRLVGQVANPVRWDLCMETFRSLGVTALIEVCPGGTLTGLAKRALPGVRTLALKTPADLAAARELAAEAATNAAAPAGA; encoded by the coding sequence GTGCTCGTACTCGTCGCTCCCGGCCAGGGCGCCCAGACGCCCGGCTTCCTGACCGACTGGCTCGAACTCCCCGGCGCCGCCGAGCGTGTCGCCGGATGGTCGGAGGCCATCGGACTCGATCTCGCCCACTACGGCACCCAAGCCGACGCGGAGGAGATCCGTGACACCGCGGTGGCCCAGCCGTTGCTGGTCGCTGCGGGACTCCTCTCCGCCGCGGCCCTCGGCGACGTGGCCCCCGGGGCGGTGGCGGGGCACAGCGTCGGAGAGATCACTGCGGCCGCCTTCGCGGGGGTGCTGGACGACACCGCCGCGCTGACGCTGGTGCGCGTGCGTGGCCGGGCGATGGCCGAGGCCGCCGCCGTCACGGAGACGGGAATGGCCGCGCTGCTCGGCGGCGACCCCGAGGTCAGCGTCGCGCACCTGGAGAAGCTGGGGCTGACCCCGGCCAATGTGAACGGGGCGGGGCAGATCGTCGCCGCGGGTACGACGGCGCAGCTCGCCGCGCTCGACGCCGACAAGCCCGAGGGCGTGCGCAAGATCGTCCGACTGAAGGTGGCGGGCGCCTTCCACACCCGTCACATGGCACCGGCCGTGGAGGCGCTGGCCCGCGAGGCCGGCGGGCTCGCCCCGAGCGACCCGAAGCTGCCCTACGTGTCGAATCGGGACGGTCGCGCCGTCACCACCGGCGCGGAAGTGCTGGACCGGCTCGTGGGTCAGGTCGCCAACCCGGTCCGCTGGGACCTGTGCATGGAGACCTTCCGTTCCCTGGGCGTCACCGCCTTGATCGAGGTGTGCCCCGGCGGCACGCTGACCGGCCTGGCCAAGCGCGCGCTGCCCGGTGTGCGCACGCTCGCCCTGAAGACCCCCGCCGACCTCGCGGCCGCCCGCGAGCTGGCCGCCGAGGCGGCCACGAACGCCGCCGCACCGGCCGGCGCGTGA
- a CDS encoding helix-turn-helix domain-containing protein encodes MPEPESGPRPATPNDVHPHAATLRRLERSSGALAAQAITRMDETLPWYRAMPPENRSWIGLVAQAGIAAFTEWFRQPDAPQAISTDVFGTAPRELTRAITLRQTVEMVRTTIEVMESAIDEVAAPGDESVLREALLVYAREIAFATAQVYAQAAEARGAWDARLESLVVNAVLSGEADEGAVSRAAALGWNSPEHVCVVLGTAPEGDSELTVEAIRRAARHAKLQVLTGVLGDRLVVIAGGSADPLAVARSLIGPFARGPVVAGPVVTDLPAATRSARAAAAGLKACPAWQDAPRPVLADDLLPERAMAGDPGARAQLVEEIYRPLEDAGAALLETLSVYLEQASSLEGAARMLFVHPNTVRYRLRRVTDVTGWSPSDVRSAFTLRIALILGRLAGGDSQV; translated from the coding sequence GTGCCCGAACCCGAATCCGGCCCGCGCCCGGCCACCCCGAACGACGTCCACCCGCACGCCGCGACGCTGAGGCGGCTGGAGCGGTCCTCCGGCGCGCTCGCGGCGCAGGCGATCACGCGGATGGACGAGACGCTGCCGTGGTACCGGGCCATGCCCCCCGAGAACCGCTCCTGGATCGGTCTGGTCGCGCAGGCGGGCATCGCGGCCTTCACCGAGTGGTTCCGGCAGCCGGACGCTCCGCAGGCCATCTCCACGGACGTCTTCGGCACGGCGCCGCGCGAGTTGACCCGGGCGATCACCCTGCGTCAGACCGTGGAGATGGTGCGGACGACGATCGAGGTGATGGAGTCCGCGATCGACGAGGTCGCGGCCCCTGGCGACGAGTCGGTCCTTCGGGAGGCGTTGCTGGTCTACGCCCGCGAGATCGCCTTCGCCACCGCCCAGGTGTACGCGCAGGCCGCCGAGGCCCGCGGCGCCTGGGACGCGCGGCTGGAGTCCCTGGTGGTCAACGCCGTACTCAGCGGCGAGGCCGACGAGGGGGCGGTGTCGCGGGCCGCCGCGCTGGGATGGAATTCGCCGGAGCACGTCTGCGTGGTGCTGGGGACGGCTCCGGAGGGGGATTCGGAGCTGACGGTGGAGGCGATCCGGCGTGCCGCCCGGCACGCCAAGTTGCAGGTGTTGACCGGGGTGCTCGGGGATCGCCTCGTGGTGATCGCGGGCGGCAGCGCGGATCCGCTGGCCGTGGCCCGTTCGCTGATCGGTCCGTTCGCGCGGGGGCCGGTGGTGGCCGGGCCGGTGGTCACGGACCTGCCGGCGGCGACCCGCTCGGCGCGGGCTGCGGCGGCCGGGCTGAAGGCGTGCCCCGCCTGGCAGGACGCCCCGCGCCCGGTCCTCGCGGACGACCTGCTGCCCGAGCGTGCCATGGCCGGGGATCCCGGGGCTCGCGCGCAGTTGGTGGAGGAGATCTACAGACCGTTGGAGGACGCGGGTGCCGCGCTGCTGGAGACGCTGAGCGTCTATCTGGAGCAGGCCAGCAGTCTGGAAGGCGCCGCACGGATGTTGTTCGTTCACCCGAACACCGTGCGCTACCGGCTCCGACGTGTGACGGACGTCACGGGCTGGTCGCCTTCTGATGTACGGTCTGCGTTCACCCTGCGGATCGCGCTGATCCTGGGGCGTCTGGCCGGTGGAGATTCACAGGTCTAA
- a CDS encoding pirin family protein produces MIDVRRAGERYRGGDAASGIESRHAFSFGPHYDPDNLGFGALVACNEERLAPGAGFDEHGHRDTEIVTWVVEGELTHRDSAGHSTVLRAGDAQVLGAGAGVRHVERNDGTAPLTFVQMWLTPRRTGGEPSHRVVRGLSDAMPLAVPGAGATLLVRRPRAGRGARLPAGARGYAHVARGSVRLGEARLEEGDAARLTDVGDIEAVALTDAEILMWRLSQDQR; encoded by the coding sequence GTGATCGACGTACGGCGCGCCGGCGAGCGCTACCGGGGAGGCGACGCGGCCTCCGGCATCGAGTCCCGGCACGCCTTCTCCTTCGGGCCGCACTACGACCCCGACAACCTGGGGTTCGGCGCCCTCGTCGCCTGCAACGAGGAGCGGCTGGCGCCGGGGGCCGGCTTCGACGAACACGGTCACCGCGACACCGAGATCGTCACCTGGGTGGTCGAGGGCGAACTCACCCACCGGGACAGCGCCGGACACTCCACGGTGCTCCGGGCAGGCGACGCCCAGGTCCTCGGCGCGGGCGCGGGGGTGCGCCATGTGGAGCGCAACGACGGAACGGCCCCGCTCACCTTCGTGCAGATGTGGCTCACCCCCCGCCGGACCGGCGGAGAGCCGTCCCACCGGGTCGTCCGCGGCCTGTCCGACGCCATGCCCCTGGCCGTCCCCGGGGCCGGCGCCACCCTGCTCGTGCGGCGCCCGCGGGCGGGGCGCGGCGCCCGGTTGCCCGCCGGCGCCCGCGGGTACGCGCACGTCGCGCGGGGGTCGGTTCGGCTGGGCGAGGCGCGGCTGGAGGAGGGCGACGCGGCCCGCCTGACCGATGTCGGCGACATCGAGGCCGTGGCGCTGACCGACGCCGAGATCCTGATGTGGCGCCTCTCGCAGGACCAGAGGTAG